Part of the Chloracidobacterium thermophilum B genome is shown below.
AAGTCGTTTTCGTCCGCAACCCGAAAACCAAAAGCACCCGGACTGGCCACCGTCTCACCACATCCAATCACCAATCACCAGCCACTGGTCACTAGTCACGAACAGCACCGGCACGGGTCTCAATCTGCCGGATGGCGCGGTTGGCAGCATTGACAATCCGGCGGTCACGGTCACTGAGGAATGGACGCAACGCCGGAAGATCATCGCGTGTCCCTACCTGTCCCAGCGCGCGCAGCATCCGCTCTGTGCCACGTGGTCCGGCTATGCGCAGGTAGGGATGCAGATCGGCCGTCCGCGTCAGTGAAAGCAGGTAGCTTTCGGCCTGCTCCCCATACCGGCGTGAGTCAAGCTGCCTAATCACATCCTGCAGAAACTCCCGGCGTCCCAGCCGGTAGAGCGCAAACGCCTGCGCCAGCCGTACCCGTTCGTCCTTCTCGGCGAGACGGCGGTTGGAAAGCTCATCCACGTAGGCCGTAGCCTCACAGCGTCCCAGCCCTTCGGCGGCAAAGCGGCGGCGCTCCGCACTCGGATGGTCGAGGTTTTCCCTGAAAACAGGCTCACTCATCGGATCGCCAATGCGCGCCAGGGCCGCGAGAATCCGCGTCTGCTGGTCGGCATCCCGTCCGGGCCGGGCAGCACGGTAGCGCGCCATCAGCGGCGTCACCGCCTCACGAGTCCGCAGCCGCCCCAGCGTCTCGACAGCCTGCCGGCGCACGTTGGCATCCGGGTCATCCAGATAGGGCAAAACGTGCAGGCCGTATTCTGGATGGCCAAACTTTGCCAGTACGCGGAAAATGTCCTCACGCAGGTCGGCATCGCCCAGCGCCTCGACCATGGCGCTCACCATGCTCTCACCCCGCAAAACGCCCAGCGCCCGCACGGCCGCCCGCCGGTTGTCCACCCGGGCGTCATCGCGCATGGCGTCGGCCAGGGCCTGCAGGACAGCCGGAGCAACCTCCGTACCCGGCAAAACCATGGTCGGATCGTCAGTTTCCAGGAAGGGATTGAAGCGGTCCAATCCGCGCCGGCGTGCAAAGACAAACTCGATGTCTTCCTCGATGTAAAACAGCAGCAGGGCGCGCAGTACGGCCCGCCGTACGTCGGCGTCCGGCTCGCGCAGGGCCTCGATGAGCGGTGGAAGCGTCTGTGGGTCCTTGATTTTCCCCAGCGCCACGGCGGCTTCGGCCCGCACCTGTGGGTCAAGATCGTTCCTGAGCACCTCCAGCAGCGCCGGGACGGCCGCCTGCAACCGGCGGTCGCCCAGTGCCACGGCGGCGCGCTGACGTGTGCGCCGGTCGGGACTCGTCAAATCGGCCAGGTAGCGGTCCTGCCCCAGCACCGGCAGCCAGAGGCCCACCACCCATCCCGCCAACCACAGCACAAGCAGTGAATGAAAAAAGCGCATAGGGGAGCCGATGCTAACCAACCGTTGACCGGGTTTCAATGAATGGACTAGCTTGCGGCGCGTCTCCCCACTTTTCCCGGTGGCTTGCAACCCATGCCCGAACGAACCCTTCCGCCGACCCCGGCCATTCGGACAACCATGCTGCCCCGTGACACCAACGCGCTGGGCACGATTTTCGGTGGCGTCATTCTGAGTTACATTGACCTCGCCGGCGCCATCGAAGCCCGCCGCATTGCTGTGCATCGGTACGTCACCGTCGCCATGCGCGAAGTGGTCTTTGTCGCGCCGGTGTACGTGGGTGACACCGTGAGCTTCTACGCCCAGGTTGAAAAGATTGGGCGCACATCCATCACCATACGTGTCACGGTGGATGCCGAGCGGATGCGTGAACCGAACACCGTCGTGCGCGTGACTGAAGCTGATGTGGTCTATGTGGCGATGAGCGACGACGGACGCCCCACCCCAATTTTTCCTGAATCCACCCCTCCGGCACACACCACCGTATGACCCCATCGGACACACCCACCCCGGAAGCGCGCGCGGCAAAGCGCAAGCGCGTTCCCCTCGTCATCGTCAACACCGGTCACGGCAAAGGAAAAACCACAGCCGCACTGGGAACTCTGATGCGCGCCGTCGCCCACGGCTTCAAGGTCATCATGCTGCAATTCATCAAGACGACCGAAGACCCACGGTTTGGCATCTACGGCGAAATTCAGAGCGCCCAAAAGCTGGGCTTTGAAATTCTGCCGCTCGGCGACGGCTTCACCTGGGACACCAATGACCCCGAACGCGACCGGCAGACGGCCCGCCGCGCCTGGGAAATCTGCAAGGCCAAACTCCAGTCGCCGGAATACGACATCGTAGCACTGGACGAAATCACCTACGCCTTCACCTTCGGCTGGCTCACCACTGCCGAAGTCATCGAAGCCATCCAGAACCGTCCGCCGCACATGCACGTCATTCTGACCGGACGGGATGCGCCGCCCGAAATCATCGAGATGGCCGACCTGGTGACAGAAATGCGCGAAGTCAAGCATCCCTTCACCACCCGGCGCGTCGTGGCGCAGATTGGCATCGAGTTCTGAACCATTCCCTCGAAACGTTTTCCCTGCCTGAGCCGGAGAATGGCCGGGCAGCCGTCTACTCACAGGAAGCTGACACCAAGGACGTTGGGTTGGGAACCTTTGGGCGTGTGATACGTCCACAGCGCCGCATATCACCCAACTTCGTGGAGGTCAGCCAATATGACGCGCCTGTTTTCACTTGTCCTGGCCGGACTTACCATCGGCACGGCAGCCGTGGCCGGATACCTGGAACGCACCTCACCAACTCCTGTGCCCATCACCATCCCCCAGCCCCCTGAAGCTGACGACCTGCCACCCGAACCCCAGCCCACTCCACGACCGGCTTCCGATCCGGGACGGAAACTTTCCCCGAAGGAAGCCGTGGCCGGATACCTGGAACGCACCTCACCAACTCCTGTGCCCATCACCACCCCCCAGCCCCCTGAAGCTGACGACCTGCCACCCGAACCCCAGCCCACTCCACGACCGGCTTCCGATCCGGGACGGAAACTTTCCCCGAAGGAAGCGGCGGAGTACCAGCGCACCATTGCCGCCACAGCCGGCATGGTGCAAGACGCCCAAGCCATTGCCCTGGCCCAAAAATACGGCCTCGACATCGTCAACCTCACCTGGGAAGACACCGGACGCTACAAAAACTCCGCCGTCGGCCCCAACATCAGCGACATGACCATCCAGGTCGGCTTTGAAGACCCCACTACAAGACAGTTCCAAGTCACCTGCATGCCGGTCATCCGCTACCCCAACTTCCGGGACCTCACCTGCGACCTCGACCCGCGCGACTTCACCCTGCTTGTGGGCAATCACCACGGGCAACCCCTGCGGCGCGTCTCGCTGTACGACTTCCTCGCCCATCCGCGTTCGTATCTGACCAACCCGGCTTCGTGGCGCGGCGAAAAGCACAGCCTGCTGGCTCCGCGCGACACCCGGGTACTCGTCAGCGCCCAGGCGTGTTTCCTGCCGATTCCCAAGAGCGGCAAGGCGACGTTCAACCCCGTGTTGTTCAACTACCAGTCCAAGAAAGGCGACCCGGCGGTGCTGACGATTCTGGCCACACGGGAAGGGACGAGCGTCACCATCATTGACAATGAACGGGATGCGTTTCGCAGCGGCAGTGTGTGGGGGCAGCGGTTGTTTTTCAATGCCAACGGGCAGCGGGCAAGTCTGACGGGCGAACGGGAGAGTGACTTTGTGGCGAAGGGGGGCGATCGGACATCGCCGACGCCGGGCGCGCCGGGTCAGACTTCAGGACTCAACCTGGTGCTGCTCATTCAGGTGCCACTCAAACAGCGGACACTTCCCCGAAGCAAGCCTCCAATGGTTCCGGGCATTGCCTACGAGTCAAAGGCAGCAGGCATGCCCGCCCCGCGCGCCAGCGACATCGAAAATGCCGTCATCGGACACGGCGATCTGGAAGGGCCCTTTACCGAGATTGATAACCTCGCCATCGAACGCGATGAACGCTTCCCGGTGCGCGTCACGGTTCAGTTTTACAAAGCGACCTCGAACGGCGTCGCCACGGAAGCCGACATTGCGGCTATCAAGGCCAACATCGAGCGCATCTACGCCCAGAGCACCGATGTGGGCAGCCTCGTCACCGGCGGCGAAACCGGACGGGTGACGGAATACGATGGTGTCAAGGTACAGCCGACGGACTGGTGGGAAGACTTCTGGGAACGCTACGAAGCGAGCACCGGCATTTCACGCTACGAAGCCATCCGGCGGCTGCGCGAGCTGTTGGGAACGAACTTCCGGCAGCAACCGGTCTGTGAACTCTACCTGCGCGATCTGCTGCGCTCAGCAGGCAGGAAGCACCCACACCGCAAGCCAGCCAGCTAAGGCCAAACCGGCCATTGCCCGACGTGGCCACCACGTCGGGCGTTTTTGTGCTCTCAAGTGTTTGCGGTTTTTCCAAGCTGACGCCAGACAATGACGCCAACCACGATGGCCCCGCCAATGAGCGCCATAGCGGACGGCCGTTCACCGGTGGCCAAGGCGACCCAGATAGGATTCAGGATTGGCTCCAGCATCGCCAGCAGGGTGCTTTCCAGCGCCGAGACGCGGCTGACCCCGATGGCGAACAGGACGTAAGCCACGCCAATCTGAAGTATTCCCAAACCGGCGAGCAGCCAGAGGGTGGTGACTGGCAACGGAAGCGAAGCCACAATAGCCGGAGCGCAGCACAGGGCCGTCAGGGCATTGCCTAGGGCAATCAGGACGAGACTTGAGGGCGGCGTGCCGCCGGTCGGCGGCTGGGTGCGGGCATCAGCCCGCAGGCAGATGGCAATCCCGGCAAAGCCGATCCCGGAGACAATGGCCAGCAGGTTGCCGAACATCCCGGACGGACTGAGCCGGTCCAGAAAAAACCACGCCATGCCAAAGAAACAGCCGCCGATGGACCAGCGGTCGCGGCGATGGATGGGTTCACCGAGCAGCGGCCGCGCCAGTACGGCAACAAAAATGGGCGCGGTGTATTGCAGCAAAATGGCATTGGCCGCCGTGGTGAGCTTGTTGGCCCAGGTAAAGGCAATCATGGTCAACGCATAGCTGGCCGCACCCCACCACACGTAGCGCCGCGCGAGCGTCGTCTGGAGCAGATTGCCTTGGTGTGATGCCTGCTGCCAGAGCAGCGCCGCGGCCAGCACGAAGAGGGCAAAGAAACTCCGCACACCGGCGATGGCAAACGCATCGGCGTGGGCTGACTTGATGCCGACGCCGCCGAGACTCCAGAGTGCCGCAGCCGCGATGACGCACATGATGCCGAGCCACTGTCGTTGCTGCATAAAAGGTAAAGTAAGGCTGAACTCCACTTCCTTCAGGGATTGACACGGTCACGTATCATGTTCGCGTGTCACGGTTACGCGCGTTGTGCTGCGTTTTATGACGCATTGTAAGAGACGCCAGCAGTAAGCCTCTTTCGGTCAGGCCATAGCTCCGTGGGCGTCCATCTCTGGCGGTTGGCCTGACCTGACGCGCGCGTTTTTGCCCAAACCAACCGGTGACGGAATTCATCCGCCGCCATGTGCCCCACACGCAACCTGCCTGGAGGACAATGTCATGCCCAAAAGCAAGCCATCCAAAAATCCAGCAACATCGGCCCCGGCACCGAAACTTTCCCCGAAGGAAGCGGCGGAGTACCAGCGCACCATTGCCGCCACAGCCGGCATGGTGCAAGACGCCCAAGCCATTGCCCTGGCCCAAAAATACGGCCTCGACATCGTCAACCTCACCTGGGAAGACACCGGACGCTACAAAAACTCCGCCGTCGGCCCCAACATCAGCGACATGACCATCCAGGTCGGCTTTGAAGACCCCACTACAAGACAGTTCCAAGTCACCTGCATGCCGGTCATCCGCTACCCCAACTTCCGGGACCTCACCTGCGACCTCGACCCGCGCGACTTCACCCTGCTTGTGGGCAATCACCACGGGCAACCCCTGCGGCGCGTCTCGCTGTACGACTTCCTCGCCCATCCGCGTTCGTATCTGACCAACCCGGCTTCGTGGCGCGGCGAAAAGCACAGCCTGCTGGCTCCGCGCGACACCCGGGTACTCGTCAGCGCCCAGGCGTGTTTCCTGCCGATTCCCAAGAGCGGCAAGGCGACGTTCAACCCCGTGTTGTTCAACTACCAGTCCAAGAAAGGCGACCCGGCGGTGCTGACGATTCTGGCCACACGGGAAGGGACGAGCGTCACCATCATTGACAATGAACGGGATGCGTTTCGCAGCGGCAGTGTGTGGGGGCAGCGGTTGTTTTTCAATGCCAACGGGCAGCGGGCAAGTCTGACGGGCGAACGGGAGAGTGACTTTGTGGCGAAGGGGGGCGATCGGACATCGCCGACGCCGGGCGCGCCGGGTCAGACTTCAGGACTCAACCTGGTGCTGCTCATTCAGGTGCCACTCAAACAGCGGACACTTCCCCGAAGCAAGCCTCCAATGGTTCCGGGCATTGCCTACGAGTCAAAGGCAGCAGGCATGCCCGCCCCGCGCGCCAGCGACATCGAAAATGCCGTCATCGGACACGGCGATCTGGAAGGGCCCTTTACCGAGATTGATAACCTCGCCATCGAACGCGATGAACGCTTCCCGGTGCGCGTCACGGTTCAGTTTTACAAAGCGACCTCGAACGGCGTTGCCACGGAAGCCGACATTGCGGCTATCAAGGCCAACATCGAGCGCATCTACGTCCAGAGCGAAGATGCCGGCAGCCTTGTGACCGGCGGCAAGACCGGACGGGTCACGGAGTACGAGGGTGCCAAGGTGCAGCCAACAGACTGGTGGGAAGACTTCTGGGAACGCTACGAAGCGAGCACCGGCATCGGACGCTACGAAGCCATCCAGCGGCTGCGCCAGCTTCTGGGTTCGCATTTCCGGCAGGAACCGGTCTGCGAGCTGTACCTGTGCGATCTGTTGCGATCATCGGGACTCAGGAAACCAGATTCCAAGCCCGCCACCCTCTGACCAGAGCCACAGTTGATGGGCCGGAGGTGATAGGCCGGATGTCGCCCGACGTGGCACAGCCACGTCGGGCTTTTTTCCTGCGCGCAGCTTTTCCAAGTGCAACACGGAGCTGGGAGCTTTGCGTCCGGCCGGACACGCTTTCAGGCGCAGGTCTTACGGCTCGATGAGGCCGAAATTACCATCCGGGCGACGGTAGAGCACACCAACGCGATCCGTGACCATGTTGCGGAAAACAACAAACTGGTCCTTCGGCGACAGACTGGCCGCCGCGTCATCCGGCGTCATGGGTTTGATGGCATAGCGGCGCGTCGGAATGATGCGTGGTTTTTTCGTGGCCTCTGGCGCAGCTTCGTCCGCCGTCCCCTCGGCTTCCGAACGGGCCGCTTCGGCTGCCGCCGTGACTTCCTTGACGCTGGCGCGGGTCTTCCGTTTGGTCTCAACCTTTTCCTTGAGCTTGTTGACCTGGCGGGCCAGCTTTTCCGTCGCCTGGGTGATGGATTGGTACATGTCGTCGGTCGTAGCCTTGCCGGTCAGGACCTGCTCACCCATGGTCAGCACGAGTTCTGCCAGGTTACGGTGTTTCTCGATGGCCATGGTGAGATGCAGGCGGATATGGTCCCGGTCATCGAGCAGTTTGGCAACTTTCTTGGTTTGCTCGCGGGCAAACTTCTTGATGGCAGGTGTCAGGGTGAAGTGCCGTACAGTAAAGTCAAGTTTCATTGTTGACGAAAAAACTCCTGAGTTGACATCCGTTCCGCTTAGGGACTGGAAATTCCCGGCCGTGCAGGCGTTGTGTTCCGTGTCCCCTCCGATGGGCTGTCTTGAACCTGGTAACGCCTCCATTATAAGACGGCAAAGCCGGCCACGCTATTTTTTCCCTGGCTGGCAGACGCTGCCACCTTCGGACTCAGGGCAAGAATAGACGGCGTGTTGTGGGCTGACTCAGCAGCAGGCATCAGCGGGAGGGCGGTTTGCGCCCGGCGCGCCGTTCTGCAGGCGAAGCCGGCGCGGCCAGACCTTCCAGCAGCAGGTCAACGATGTCGGCAATGAGCAGGTGGCCTTCGGCTTCGCTGCAATAGTCCACGACCGGGATGTCCTCAACCGTAATGGCCATGGCAATGCGTCCGTGTTTCGTATAGACGATGCCGATGTCACTGCGCAGATGGTCCAGTGCGCCCGGCTTGTTGGCAACTTCAACACCACGCAGGCGCCGGCCGATGCCCTCCCGATACTGCTGGCGTTTCATAATGGCCAGCATTTCCCGTGACGCCTCCGGGCTGACCATCGTCCCGCGCTCCAGACCTTCCAGCAGCCGGACCATCTCGCGCGGGGTCGCGACGCCGATGCCGTACTTTTTGTTTTCTTCGAGGTTGCTCTCGCGGAAGGTGCTTTCACCGCCACCGGCGATCTTGCGCAGGGAACGGATGTGCTCGAAACCCATCTTTGCCAGGCGGTCATTGACCGCATCCGTGGTGATCCGGTCAAGCAGGATGTTGGTGGCGATGTTGTCACTGACGACAATCATCAGCCGCACGGCATCACGGACGGTGATCTGGGTGCCCGGCGTCAGCTCAAACAGCACGCCGCCGTCTTCATACTCATGCCGCCGGACGACGGTCAGCTTGTCATCCCAACGCAGCCTGCCTTCGGCCACCTGGGCGAAGACTTCCACCATGATGGGCACCTTGATGGTGCTTGCCGTCCGCACCCTGGCATCCGGGTTGTAGCCGAAGGTTTCACCGGTATCGAGATTTTTGGCGAAGCAGAAGACCTTGCCTTTGAAAGCCGCCAGCCGACGCTGCAGGCGGCGCATCATGGCAGCCGTCTGGCGTGCCGGACGCTCCACCGCTGGCGCCTCCGCTCCAGCGGTAGCCGCGCCGGACTGTGCCAGCGCCGATACCGGCAGTCCGCCCCACAGCCCGCCGGTTACACTCCACAGGCTGAAACAGACCAAGCCGAGACTTGCCCGCCATATCAGACGGGAACCGGTGCGTACCAACACGTTGAACCCTCACCAACGAATGGGCAAAAACGAAACAGCGCGCATCGGATACGTCCGACGCGCGCTGTCAGGCGGCCGCCGCATCGTCAAGGTAGAGATACTTACGCCACTCCGGACGGGACGCCGCAGCATGATGCAGCGCCGTCAGATCAAGGTCGTGCCACAGAGCCGCCGGATTTGACAGCAGGGGCATGCGAGCCTCATCCGGGGTCCGGTCGCCTTTGCGCTGATTGCAATCATGGCAGCAGGCACAGAGGTTTTCCGGGACCGACTGCCCACCCCGCGACCGGGGCACAATGTGGTCCAGCGTCAGGTCAGCAGCCGTGCCTCGCTTGTTGCAGTATTGGCACCGATACCGGTCGCGGATGAGTATCTTCGCCCGCAACCCACCTGCCGAACGCCGCCGCTTGCGGACGTTGACATACTCGTGTAACCGCACCACCGAGGGACAGGCGAACGTAAAGCGTACCGTTCGCAAAACCCGGTCGCCATCCTTTTCAAGGACCTCGGCCGTCCGCTGCCAGACCATACGTAAAGCGCGTGGCACCGAAACCAGACCGAGCGGTTCATACGAGGCATTGAGCAGGAGGACTTTCCGTTGCGCAATGATCAAGCTCGCACTCTCCTTCCGTACAAGCCCAGACGGCGCGACCCCGCCAGGAAACAGAGCCAGGCACACCTGGGGCATAGGGGTTGCCCTATGATGCGTGAAACCTGCGCAAACTGACAACCCCTTGTATCGGCAGTGAGTGACGCCTTTCAGCTTCATCCAGCACTTCTGCTCAGGAAGCCGTGGAACTGTCTGCTTCGTCCCGGCGACGACGGATAACTTCAACCGTACAGGGCGCGTGGGCGACAATGGCCGACGACACACTCCCGATGAAAAACCGCTCTGCCCCGGAAAGATCGCGCGTACCAAGCATGATGGCATCGGCGGGCCACTTCTCGGCGATGTCCAGTAAAACACTCTTGGGATCGCCTTCGATGACTTCCCGCGACAGGGTCACTTTCCAATCGGGATAGGCTGCCAGCAGTTTTTCCTGTACTGCCGTCGCGGCCTCGGCCGCGGTGCGGCGCAGTTCATCAATCGTGTCGGATGGCACGACAGCCACGCTGCTCCCCAGGATGTCGCTGCTGAAATACTCGAAGACGCCGGTTGCCGTCACCAGCTTGACCTGGGTCTGGGGTGGAAAATGGCGTGCCGCCAGCGCCGCCACAACGACTTCCGAAGCCGGGGTTTCATCCACGCCGACCAGAATGCGCAGCGGCTCACTGTCAGGACGTTCCAGCCGGCGGCCAATCCGCACGGCTGCGCGTGCCTCCAGCATGACCTTGCGTGACACGCTTCCGAAAAACAGCCGCCCCAGGGTCGAGCGCCCGTGGGAACCCAACACAATCAAATCCGGCGACCACTCATCGGCAAATTTGAGAATCTCGCGGGCCGGTGCACCGGCGCGGGTTTCCTCACGCACGACCCACTGCGGAAAGCGGCGGCGGAGAATGTCCGCAGCGCTGCGTGCCCAGTGGCGCGGCACAGCCAGACGGGCGTCTTCGAGATACAGAATTTCCTCTGGGGTTCGTGGTGGAAACAGTGGCACCCGGTCGGCAATGGAAAGGACAACGGCTTCACCCTCCGGCGGCAATCCGGCGTGAACCAGGTCGGAAATGGCGGCAAAGCTCGCCGGGGAGCCATCCGTGGCAACCAAAACCTTACGAACCGTGTAGTCAGCAGGCATGAGGGCATCTCCTTTGAATACAGTCCACCCGGACGGGGCCGCAGAGGGCAACGCCGTAACGGATCGGGTTTCTGTCATGAGTCTATAACGTAACGCCCTTTTGGCCGGGCCGTTTTTCAGCGAAAGGTCATTCCATGCCCGTCCGGTTTGGTCTATGAAGCAGGGACGGCACGCCCGGCGTCCACGGTCGGGTGCGGCCGATGTCTCTGAACTGAGGAAAAGCCATGATGCGATACAAACTGCTTGGCGCCAGCGGACTGCGGGTTTCCGAACTCTGCCTGGGGACAATGACCTTCGGCGAGGCCTGGGGAACCGGTGCCTCGAAGGATGAAAGCCGCGCGATGTTTGAAGCCTATGCAGAAGCTGGGGGGAACTTCCTTGACACAGCAAACTTCTACACCAAAGGCGAAAGTGAGACGTTCATCGGGGAGTTCATCCGGGGCGAACGCGAACGGTGGGTCATTGCGACCAAGTACAGCCTTGACACGAGCGGCTGTGGTGAAGTCAATGCCTCCGGCAACCACCGCAAGAACATGATGCAGGCGGTCGAAGCCAGCCTGCGCCGTCTTCAGACGGATTACATTGATCTGCTCTGGCTGCACGTCTGGGACTTCACCACGCCCATTGAAGAAGTCATGCGTGGTTTTGACGACCTCGTACGCCAGGGCAAGGTGCTCTATGCCGGAATCTCCGACACACCCGCCTGGATTGTGGCTTCCGCCAACACTCTGGCTCAGCTTCGGGGCTGGACGCCCTTCGTCGGCCTTCAGATTGAATACTCCCTGCGCGAACGAACCCCCGAACGCGAACTGCTGCCAATGGCCGCGCATTTCAACATTGGCGTCACGGCCTGGAGTCCGCTCGGCGGTGGCGTACTGACCGGCAAGTACAACAATCTCAAGGAAGGTGATCCCCTTCCCGGACGCCTCAAAACCACCAAGGAGCGCGACCGGGAACTGGCTCAGCTTGTCATGACGATTGCCGAGGACATCGGACGCTCACCAGCGCAGGTAGCCCTGAACTGGTTGCGCCAGCGCCCCCAGCCGATCATTCCGATTCTGGGCGCACGGACACTGCCCCAGCTCAAGGACAACCTTGCCTGTCTGGATTTCAGCCTCAGCGAAGAACACCTGGCGCGGCTGACTGAAGCCAGTGCCATCGAGCTGGGCTTCCCACACCGGTTTTTCCAGGGAGAAACCGTCCGGCAATTCGCATTTGGCGGCGCACTCGACAAGATAGACTATCCCCGCCGCTGAAACGACGGCCGCCGTTCGATGCACACATTCAGGCGGCCTTCCGGGCCGCCTCGAAGCGAAGACCGGCAGCCGTCCAGTCGAGCGCATCCCACACAGCGGCAACATACTCGGCGCGGTGGCTCTGATACTTCAAATAGTAGGCGTGCTCCCAGACATCAATGACCAGCAGCGGAACTGCTCCCCACACGGTCAGGTCCTGGTGCTTCTCCACCTGCAACACCATCAGCCGCCGGTCGAGCACGTTGTAGGCCAGCACGCCCCAGCCCGATGCCTCAACGGCCACCGTTGCCTTGGTCAGATGGGCTTTGAGCTTGGCCAGGTCGCCAAAATCCCGGTCGATGGCGCGGCTCAGGTCGCCTTTGG
Proteins encoded:
- a CDS encoding HEAT repeat domain-containing protein; the protein is MRFFHSLLVLWLAGWVVGLWLPVLGQDRYLADLTSPDRRTRQRAAVALGDRRLQAAVPALLEVLRNDLDPQVRAEAAVALGKIKDPQTLPPLIEALREPDADVRRAVLRALLLFYIEEDIEFVFARRRGLDRFNPFLETDDPTMVLPGTEVAPAVLQALADAMRDDARVDNRRAAVRALGVLRGESMVSAMVEALGDADLREDIFRVLAKFGHPEYGLHVLPYLDDPDANVRRQAVETLGRLRTREAVTPLMARYRAARPGRDADQQTRILAALARIGDPMSEPVFRENLDHPSAERRRFAAEGLGRCEATAYVDELSNRRLAEKDERVRLAQAFALYRLGRREFLQDVIRQLDSRRYGEQAESYLLSLTRTADLHPYLRIAGPRGTERMLRALGQVGTRDDLPALRPFLSDRDRRIVNAANRAIRQIETRAGAVRD
- a CDS encoding acyl-CoA thioesterase — its product is MPERTLPPTPAIRTTMLPRDTNALGTIFGGVILSYIDLAGAIEARRIAVHRYVTVAMREVVFVAPVYVGDTVSFYAQVEKIGRTSITIRVTVDAERMREPNTVVRVTEADVVYVAMSDDGRPTPIFPESTPPAHTTV
- the cobO gene encoding cob(I)yrinic acid a,c-diamide adenosyltransferase, whose product is MTPSDTPTPEARAAKRKRVPLVIVNTGHGKGKTTAALGTLMRAVAHGFKVIMLQFIKTTEDPRFGIYGEIQSAQKLGFEILPLGDGFTWDTNDPERDRQTARRAWEICKAKLQSPEYDIVALDEITYAFTFGWLTTAEVIEAIQNRPPHMHVILTGRDAPPEIIEMADLVTEMREVKHPFTTRRVVAQIGIEF
- a CDS encoding DMT family transporter, yielding MQQRQWLGIMCVIAAAALWSLGGVGIKSAHADAFAIAGVRSFFALFVLAAALLWQQASHQGNLLQTTLARRYVWWGAASYALTMIAFTWANKLTTAANAILLQYTAPIFVAVLARPLLGEPIHRRDRWSIGGCFFGMAWFFLDRLSPSGMFGNLLAIVSGIGFAGIAICLRADARTQPPTGGTPPSSLVLIALGNALTALCCAPAIVASLPLPVTTLWLLAGLGILQIGVAYVLFAIGVSRVSALESTLLAMLEPILNPIWVALATGERPSAMALIGGAIVVGVIVWRQLGKTANT
- the hpf gene encoding ribosome hibernation-promoting factor, HPF/YfiA family; the protein is MKLDFTVRHFTLTPAIKKFAREQTKKVAKLLDDRDHIRLHLTMAIEKHRNLAELVLTMGEQVLTGKATTDDMYQSITQATEKLARQVNKLKEKVETKRKTRASVKEVTAAAEAARSEAEGTADEAAPEATKKPRIIPTRRYAIKPMTPDDAAASLSPKDQFVVFRNMVTDRVGVLYRRPDGNFGLIEP
- a CDS encoding serine hydrolase translates to MVRTGSRLIWRASLGLVCFSLWSVTGGLWGGLPVSALAQSGAATAGAEAPAVERPARQTAAMMRRLQRRLAAFKGKVFCFAKNLDTGETFGYNPDARVRTASTIKVPIMVEVFAQVAEGRLRWDDKLTVVRRHEYEDGGVLFELTPGTQITVRDAVRLMIVVSDNIATNILLDRITTDAVNDRLAKMGFEHIRSLRKIAGGGESTFRESNLEENKKYGIGVATPREMVRLLEGLERGTMVSPEASREMLAIMKRQQYREGIGRRLRGVEVANKPGALDHLRSDIGIVYTKHGRIAMAITVEDIPVVDYCSEAEGHLLIADIVDLLLEGLAAPASPAERRAGRKPPSR
- a CDS encoding HNH endonuclease: MIIAQRKVLLLNASYEPLGLVSVPRALRMVWQRTAEVLEKDGDRVLRTVRFTFACPSVVRLHEYVNVRKRRRSAGGLRAKILIRDRYRCQYCNKRGTAADLTLDHIVPRSRGGQSVPENLCACCHDCNQRKGDRTPDEARMPLLSNPAALWHDLDLTALHHAAASRPEWRKYLYLDDAAAA
- a CDS encoding universal stress protein produces the protein MPADYTVRKVLVATDGSPASFAAISDLVHAGLPPEGEAVVLSIADRVPLFPPRTPEEILYLEDARLAVPRHWARSAADILRRRFPQWVVREETRAGAPAREILKFADEWSPDLIVLGSHGRSTLGRLFFGSVSRKVMLEARAAVRIGRRLERPDSEPLRILVGVDETPASEVVVAALAARHFPPQTQVKLVTATGVFEYFSSDILGSSVAVVPSDTIDELRRTAAEAATAVQEKLLAAYPDWKVTLSREVIEGDPKSVLLDIAEKWPADAIMLGTRDLSGAERFFIGSVSSAIVAHAPCTVEVIRRRRDEADSSTAS
- a CDS encoding aldo/keto reductase; the encoded protein is MMRYKLLGASGLRVSELCLGTMTFGEAWGTGASKDESRAMFEAYAEAGGNFLDTANFYTKGESETFIGEFIRGERERWVIATKYSLDTSGCGEVNASGNHRKNMMQAVEASLRRLQTDYIDLLWLHVWDFTTPIEEVMRGFDDLVRQGKVLYAGISDTPAWIVASANTLAQLRGWTPFVGLQIEYSLRERTPERELLPMAAHFNIGVTAWSPLGGGVLTGKYNNLKEGDPLPGRLKTTKERDRELAQLVMTIAEDIGRSPAQVALNWLRQRPQPIIPILGARTLPQLKDNLACLDFSLSEEHLARLTEASAIELGFPHRFFQGETVRQFAFGGALDKIDYPRR